The Verrucomicrobiia bacterium genome includes a region encoding these proteins:
- a CDS encoding prepilin-type N-terminal cleavage/methylation domain-containing protein produces the protein MKPRKGFTFIELILAIVLFSFGIVSVIQIFPVNRRLITQSSMQTQASYLAQEQMEKVRAVAYADLDAGTYEARAALPAGAGTFATQFERGTVVTLIDGNRAATGIDVGLKKVVVTVYWTENNVNRTYVLSSYANNL, from the coding sequence ATGAAACCGCGCAAAGGCTTTACGTTCATCGAGCTTATACTGGCTATTGTCCTCTTTAGCTTTGGCATTGTTTCGGTGATCCAAATATTCCCCGTGAACCGCCGCCTCATTACACAGAGCAGCATGCAGACGCAGGCCTCGTACTTGGCGCAGGAGCAGATGGAAAAAGTGCGTGCTGTGGCATACGCCGATTTGGATGCTGGTACCTATGAGGCAAGGGCTGCCCTTCCCGCGGGGGCGGGGACATTTGCCACTCAGTTTGAGCGGGGCACCGTAGTGACCCTTATTGATGGCAACCGGGCGGCAACGGGAATAGATGTGGGGTTGAAGAAGGTTGTGGTCACCGTGTACTGGACGGAAAACAATGTGAATCGTACCTATGTACTCTCAAGCTATGCCAACAACC
- a CDS encoding type II secretion system protein, which yields MVTRRAFTLIELLVTVGILTLIAAFVTPTYQLVLSQLQLNSAVQEVAEHIRLAQQKTVSEQNIYGITFTAGSGSVPLFLYNPADGTKTTQSTISLPAYITVNTVSFSGNSDIRFTTSGAPNYSGSLTIRDSVRSKSRTIEIRPSGTVITSSGEL from the coding sequence ATGGTTACGCGACGCGCTTTTACGCTCATTGAGCTTTTGGTGACGGTGGGCATCCTTACGCTCATTGCTGCTTTTGTGACGCCAACCTACCAGCTGGTGCTTTCGCAGTTGCAACTCAACTCGGCGGTGCAGGAAGTGGCTGAACACATCCGCTTGGCCCAACAAAAAACCGTGTCGGAACAGAATATTTACGGCATAACGTTTACCGCCGGGAGCGGAAGCGTCCCACTTTTTCTCTACAACCCGGCAGATGGGACAAAAACCACGCAGAGCACTATTTCCCTCCCTGCATACATTACGGTCAACACGGTAAGCTTCAGTGGGAACAGCGATATCCGCTTTACTACCTCGGGTGCCCCAAACTATAGCGGCAGCCTTACCATTCGTGATTCTGTCCGTTCTAAAAGCCGGACCATCGAGATCCGCCCTAGTGGTACGGTGATCACCAGTTCGGGGGAGCTTTAG
- a CDS encoding type II secretion system protein, with amino-acid sequence MPKQRGFTLTELLIAVAIIALLAGLLTVYMFRHRSTARLARVSTELGEIATALSQYAEDNSYQYPVDTARGIPPGVEKYLSAGTWPVSIWPEGVFDYDNILHPGPGANAGKQIFQIAYRLCDTDDAIATCSDSVLFPNFTRYSAILYCISGPCIPHSEHPTDPAYCVNCKPKEQNY; translated from the coding sequence ATGCCGAAACAGAGGGGATTCACGCTGACCGAACTGCTTATCGCCGTGGCAATCATTGCTCTTCTGGCTGGCCTTTTGACGGTCTACATGTTCCGTCATCGCTCCACAGCAAGACTTGCCCGCGTGAGTACGGAGCTAGGCGAGATTGCCACTGCGCTTTCCCAGTACGCAGAGGACAATAGCTATCAGTACCCTGTTGATACTGCGCGCGGCATTCCGCCGGGCGTAGAAAAATACCTTTCCGCTGGTACATGGCCAGTCAGCATTTGGCCTGAGGGGGTATTTGATTATGACAATATCCTTCATCCGGGACCCGGGGCTAATGCGGGGAAACAGATCTTTCAAATTGCTTACCGGCTATGTGATACAGATGACGCCATTGCTACTTGCAGCGACTCTGTCCTGTTTCCAAACTTCACCCGGTACAGTGCCATCCTTTACTGTATTTCCGGTCCCTGCATCCCTCACTCGGAACACCCAACCGATCCCGCCTACTGTGTGAACTGCAAGCCAAAGGAGCAGAATTACTAA
- a CDS encoding FAD-dependent oxidoreductase: METQYDIVIIGGACAGLAAAMYAGRRALKVLIVTKDIGGQIATTPSVENYPAIDFITGPDLARDMMNQAIKWGAELVYDEVTKLEKRGEKDFVITGLKSTYHAKSMLLAYGKTPRNLDVPGEQTYAGRGVSYCVTCDAPLFKNRDVAVVGGGNSAMEGALILAKVCKKVYLVHRRDQFRGEAVLLEQINNEPKIELILSSVTEEVVGDGKFVNAIRTKNIVTNEVKDTPVDGIFVEIGFIVNSALIREVVELDRMNQVITNKKMETSTPGIFAAGDITDSPYKQAVISAGEGAAAALTAYSYINDGAPAGVDWSGK, encoded by the coding sequence ATGGAAACGCAGTACGATATCGTCATTATTGGAGGGGCCTGTGCCGGTCTAGCCGCTGCTATGTACGCCGGTCGCCGCGCCCTTAAGGTACTCATTGTCACCAAGGATATCGGTGGTCAAATTGCTACCACCCCAAGTGTCGAAAACTACCCCGCCATCGATTTCATTACCGGCCCAGACTTGGCCCGCGACATGATGAACCAGGCCATTAAGTGGGGTGCCGAGTTGGTCTACGACGAAGTGACCAAGCTGGAAAAGCGTGGTGAGAAAGACTTTGTTATTACCGGGCTGAAAAGCACCTATCATGCCAAGTCCATGCTCTTGGCCTACGGAAAGACCCCGCGTAATTTGGATGTTCCCGGTGAGCAAACATACGCTGGCCGAGGCGTTTCCTACTGCGTTACATGCGATGCCCCGCTCTTTAAGAACCGTGACGTTGCCGTAGTGGGGGGTGGAAACTCTGCCATGGAAGGCGCCCTCATTTTGGCCAAGGTGTGCAAAAAGGTATACCTAGTCCACCGGCGTGACCAGTTCCGTGGCGAGGCCGTACTTTTGGAACAGATCAACAACGAGCCAAAAATCGAACTCATCCTTTCCTCGGTAACTGAGGAAGTAGTAGGCGACGGGAAATTTGTGAATGCCATCCGCACTAAAAACATTGTCACCAACGAAGTGAAGGACACCCCGGTAGACGGCATCTTTGTGGAAATCGGCTTCATTGTGAACAGCGCCCTCATCCGTGAAGTGGTGGAACTTGACCGCATGAACCAGGTCATTACCAACAAGAAGATGGAAACATCTACCCCTGGTATTTTTGCCGCTGGCGATATTACGGACAGCCCCTACAAACAGGCTGTTATCTCTGCCGGTGAAGGTGCGGCTGCAGCACTCACCGCCTACTCGTACATTAACGACGGCGCGCCTGCCGGCGTTGACTGGTCCGGAAAGTAA